TGAGTCATGGGGTTAGTCCTTTTAAATGATGGATTACCTAAAAGGTCCTACCTGGCCAGAGAGGTCACAGGGGCCCTTTTGCAAACTTGCTATGCATCTTTACTGTTCTGGTTGGACTCTCAGTGCTCTCACAGCGCCGGACAGCTGTGTTCAgtttacaaaagctttgaaaaaaacccGCTCCACCTGCTCAGCGCCATACAGTAAACAAGCATTGTTAGCAATTAGTCAGCTGATGAGCCATACATGTCCATCATGTGGAGACCAAAAGAGATAGAAACAAAGCAGACGTTATACCTAAAGTAAGGAAGAACCTGCATAAGTGATATGCTGCAGTATTCTGAGTAATATCTACAGTATGCTGATGAGGATAGAGCCACGAACACTGACATTTAGGTGTAGGTTTTAATCAGCACCATCGCTGTTATAATTTTGATCATTAATAGTTCATTCAAAACCAGGAGCCCTTGCCTCACAGCTTGCATATTCTCTCTCCTTCATCCACAGGTCCACCTTTTCAAGCCTCGTCCTGTTGGTCACCGTCATCTCCACGTTGTCATCATTTTTCAAACCTACCGCCAACGCCTACGTTTTAAACTGCTTAGGCCTCCATTTGGTTTACGTTGTGGTTCTCGAGATGAGAAGGTACCTACACGTAGAGGTTGTGTTCATTCCATGGCTGTTATTGGTCCACTTTTGACTtgtgttctctctttctcagctGCACCGACCTGAAGGCTGTGCGATTGGCCAAGCTGTCGGTGGCTCTGTGGCTGCTCGCCATCTCCTGCTGGGTCAGTGACCGCTTTGGCTGTAGCTTCTGGCAGAGGCTGAACTTCTGCTACCTGCACGGCATCTGGTACGTCCTTGCTTACTTGTGTCCCTTTCCTTTCCAACACAGTGTTTTTACGTCCATCATTAGACCAGCCCAGCTTGTGTGTGGTCCAGGTGAATCATTCACCTGGAGTGAATTAGTGGTATCCACGTGGAATTGTATCTTTTGTAATGACGTCCTTGTGTATTGATCTTCCATATGTGTTTTTTCCGCAGGCATATTCTGATTGTGATAGCCGTGGCCTACGCCAGCACGTTGATTGCTTACCTGGATGCATACTATGAGATACCGTACTCTCTGCCCGGACTGCAGTACTGGCCATGTGATAGATGGGCTGTTGGATTACCTCACATTGTCTTGAGGGGCACAACCAAAACACAGAAACGCTGCTAACACGCTTAAGTTAGAGTAAATTGTGACGTTGGCTGAACATTTAAATTAGAACACTTCATTATTACAAGTGTATATGAATGGGAAGCCGTTAAAATGATCTAGATCTTTATTTAGAACGTCTAACCTTTACAGCACAGATTAACTCTAGACCACAATTTTTGTGATCTAAATCACAAAATGTAAGGCAAGAAAGTAAGGCATGTAAGGCAACAGAATTGGAGGGCAGCTGGTGTTTAGAGTTACATTTCTGTGTGCATAATGAGACTTGTATTCTTTAGACATTTTAACACAATGTCTTTCAAACAATAAGAACCTGCAAAATGAATGGTTTCATAAAGTGTCTATCGGCGTCCTGAATGTATTTCTTAAGAGTGTTTGACGGTtaagtgtgtgaatgtttgatcatttaaatcaactgctgttatttattttcaagcCATGAATGCAAATAAAATGCATCGCCGAATATATTAATGTACTATTGTTTTTCTGAGAAACCCTGACTTAAAGGATATTTATAGACAGAATCTGGTATTTCATCTGCAATTGAGAATGACTTTCGGCCGGTTTTAATGTTATTAGGtataacaaaaaaatgagacaaatatAAACTTTGACCTGATGGTGGAGTCAGAGATTCCCCTCAAAGTAATTCCATTTCTTGTCCAGGTGCCATAAATGACTGCACAAAATGTTGAACCAGTCCTTCCAGAAGATGTGGATAAACTTCCCTGCCTGGACAAGTACCAACTTTGACAGGCTTTTCTAAAAGCTCTTGTAGCTTCTGAATATCTGATGAACCACAGGAGGTCACTGATGAGCATTGAAGTCCAGAGAATGCCTGTGTGCATATTCTATTGTTGCGTCCATTGTTTCCTTCAGGAAGGATCATGTGAATGGAAGCAAATGTACCTGAATATTCTCTAaactttaccagaaaaataggCTTTTAAACAGTTCAGTGATTAATTATTCATGCAAAAGAAATATGTACAGTTAACAGTTGTGCTTATACAAACAAATATACTTACTATGAATAGGTCTACAAGCACATTACTAATaatgttttgtcaaaaaatgttgTCAAAATGACTTTTAATCCCATTTTAATTAGCTTATATTTGTACATAATTGAAAGTTGGCCTGTGAAATAATGTTGAGGCACCTCTATGTAAACCAAATGTCACCGTAGTGCTTCGCTCAAGTAAACTGTACGTAACAAAGTCTTATAGTAGTTaggatttattcattcatattcatattcattgaTTCatagacacagaaacacaggtgTTATTGAGTGCTTTTTGATGCAACTATATTTTTAGTTAATAACGATTAGAATGGATACCcgttctttgtttttgtaaatgtcacttctaaaatctaaaataaactCTACATTATGATAAACTCCTCTTATGTGTTTGAAACTGTGGGGCATGTctacattttgtgtttcttccccCTCTTTCATGTTAAAAAGAGGATTTAAAGGTTAATATCTCCATATCAGTGGGACTCTTTTGGGTCTTTGACTCAGATTAGACTGAGAGGCAAACTGCATCTATTTGAGAAGGCGGGGAAGAAGGCGAGGAAACCAAGCCAAAGAGAGAGTGCTGACTTTCTGTCCCATGGCTGAGGCCCGATAATCTCACATCAAAGTCTGGGAACCACAGAGACTTGACTGCAACTAGCCCCCGCTCACTGACTCTGTATGGTAAGAGAGATGTCTTCAATCAGAAAAGTACTGCCTTCCTTTAAGATGAAACCATTTATTAGAGGTAAAGAAGAGGAAGGACACTGCCCTTTACAGGGTCCTGCTAAATATACTgcattgaaatgttttcttttcacctgcaatggaatatatattttgactgTTCAGTAAGCGTTGAAAAtcagattattttctggaaaaaaaacacttgctaGATCAAAAGTATAAGCGTTATGCCTGTTTTGTCCATGTCAATGTGATATTATTGGATTATTATAGCATTGAcccttttaaatgtttcatataATGTTGGGTAACTAAAGATATTATAATTGCGTGGGCATCGATTGTAGGGGAAAGTAATATCCTTCACTTGTTTGTGAAGCTCTTTGCAAATTCATCACACAGACAATAATGcacatatttttttgtaaacaaaggAAGGAAgttatgataaaataaaataagttttGTTATTAAGGTAAAAGTTATTGTTTTTGCATTGTCTTATAAAAGCCATGCAATCGAACACCGATTAATCAATTAGCATCATGTGCATTTTACAATTGAAACAGAGCTGTAACCATTGGGACAATTTCGCTGTCACTCGAGAAAACCACTAGAAAATGCTTTAATTGTATTTGCAGCTCAGAAAGTGTCCCGCCTCTTCGGCATTTCCATTGGTCCCTTTCAAGAGTGCTCACATTTTCCGCTTGGTGATTGGCCGGGAGAGCTTTCTGTTTTGATCGCCTGCCACAGCAGCCGTCTGGAAGGGGAGGGGAGCCGTCTGCCTTCCGCTTCTGGGCTGGATTGACACACAATGAGGAGCAGAGGCTGGGGAGACGCTCCAAAAACGCcgctgtaaataaatacaacaatcaCTGAGGCCAGAGAAACATGGAGAACCAGGTACAGTGGCTTTTGTGTCTCCTTGTGAAATCTGAAACGTTCACGGAGAAAATGCCAGCCGGGTGCGCGCCGGCAGGACAGGAATGAAGCCTCTGTTCAGCTagccagaaggaaaaaaaatgctccTGCTGCTAATGAACTCGTAGTTGTTTGGCTCTGGAGCTATGCTAGCTGGGCACTCATACATCGGTATTTACAGCTAGCTAGCTTCAGTCTACCACACCATTCAGCAGCGTTGTCTAGCTGTAGCCCCGACCAGGCACACAAAGAGATTTACACCTTGTGTGCATTGCGCTCTGCTGCGTTTGAAACGCACACGCACGTTGTTTGAACGCCATGCAGACCGATTTGAGCcgagttttttctctttttttttgaggaggggggggggggggtagaagctaagctaagctagccagcCCACCTATCAAGACAGTGTCGGCCGTTCGCTAAAGGCTGAGGAGCCGCTACGAGGCGCCGGGGGAAGCGGTTTGTCCTCTCCGGGTCTCGGTGCCGGAGAGGCGGGGTTGTGTCTCCACCGCCAGCGGCCTGGAAGCTCACATGCGCGGCTAAAAAAGAAGCGAGCGACCACCGCACAACTTCTGCAATGGCATTGCGTGGTGTGCCAACACTTGGTGAACGTTTAAGGCGTCCCACGTTTTTGATTGTTGACTGCGATGCGTGAACCGCCTCGGAAAAAAGCTGACAAACGTGTCGTCTTGTGTGCAGACCCTTTTTCATGCAAAGCAAAGCACCTGGAATGTAAACCGTGGTTTAAGGAACTTGTTtcccttttgcttcctcaaatCTATTAATACTGCATGTGTACATTTGCCACAGTTTATAGCGATTAATGCCATCTCTAAAAAAGCTGCATAATTTATCTAGCAGAAAACCAAATTGCATATGTGCCTACTGCGAGGGAGATATTGCTTCAGAATGGgttacatgacacacacacacacacacacacacacaaccatggaAAGTGGCTCAGCCACTTCCTTGGAGCAAGTCCCCATTCAGCTTTGGCCCCTTTGAAGTTTTAACTAGATCTGAGTGTTCATCCAGAGGAGGTCTGCCGCTACAAGTCATACAAGTGCTGAAGTTGGATGATTTCTTTGATGAATGTTAGCTATTTAAATTCAAAGTATTATTCAAATAGATGCCCTGTTGTCCATTTATTGCTATGATGAGCTGAACGTAGAGCGGCCCAAGCTGCTGATGACTATTACATCGACCTTAATGTACATTATAAAGTTCAGttgttaatgttttattgttgttgatttAACTTTATTGTAATTTTTGAGACTGTAGTTTAAGTTTCTTAAGGAATTGCTTTACTTCGTACCTGTTTTTTGTAGTTTGTGCATTATAACTTTAATGGAAATTAACATGCATTGCTGAGTCATTTAATTATGCTCCATTCGTTTGAGAAAAGCCAAATAGACATGCAGTTGAGTCTCCTGGATAAAGATAATCAAGTTCAGTctgtaaatattgtatttattgcACATTACAGCGTAAGGACACAGACGGAGGGCTTCGTGTGTGGATGGTAAAACAGCGTCATGACTTTGTGTGCAAATACTCAGATCTTTGCCCTTTTTGGAGTTCTGCATGATGAACTCTGCTGTTTGGGACGACAGGATGAGTGGCTGTGCAGCTTTTGATAATCCACATACACACTATTTACAGTTCTGGCTTGTTTTCCTCTGGTGCTGCTGAGGGTCTGTGACTGCTGCGTGTGTCTCTGGGATGGACAGCCTTCCAAAACAACCAACGGTTGTGCGGCTTTGTTGTGACGATGGTGAATTTAGCCGAAGCCTGTAGCTTCATCACAACACTGCTGCTGTCACAAGAGTTTGTGTGTCTCCTCTGGGGGAAACTTtctgatttgaaaaaaatgtgtaattgtgAAATTAGCTGGCAGGGATTAACATGGTCTCGAGGGGTGTTATTTACATGTCAGCTGGGAGTTCATTGTTTTCATGGGAGCCAGTGTGTCTGCCAGAATTTGTATTTTCCCTCAATTGGAGCTCTGTTctgagggaagagagagagcatgcGTGCACCATGTCAACGTGAGTGGTTCTGATGTCATCTGTAGAGGGAAACTCAATAAATGTATTGTAACATTCATTTTATCCATCTTATGCTAGTGGAATAGAATGATTGATGTTTTGGGCAGTGTACCACTTTTCGGATCATTTCAAccttcattgtgtttgttttctcagGCTAACGTTTCTCCCTGGGCTCTCAATGTTGTGATCAGCAGTCAGAATTACTCCGCTGAGAGGTGTTCGGGGTCACGCTCATCATATTTTCACGCAGTTTGAGACGGCTCAGTTCATTCATGTCGACGTCCGTCAACAGacattttaagcttttatttttaagttcaATTTGAACAGATTTGTCTGGCTTTTTGTCTGCGGGATCGCAGAAAAAACGCGTTGGCCCATTTTCATGATGCGTGGAAGAAGATTTTgcacaaaacaaagaagaatCCATAACATTTTAGAGCGAATTCCAATTACGTGATGGTTATGtgcattttattattcacaaaatatatatttttttctaataaaatgTCACTGTCATCATCATCCTGTTTTCCAGGTCCCCCTTAAACCTTGATTTGTGTAGAGTTGTCTGTGGGTGGAAGAGTTGCTGGTGAGGATTGGAGGACTTCCATGGCTGCACAGTGTGGGTGTGGTGGAGTCTGGAGTTTAAGGGCATTACTGCCACAGAATGGCTGGGCAGAGtgccaggcggggggggggggggggggggtgtgcgtgtctgtttgtgtgcgtgcgtgtgtgtgtgtgtcagtgagagaAAGAGTGCCAGACTAGCTCATCTCAATCCCGTCCCCTTTAATCCCCCCACTCAGTCCCAGCTCACGAGCTGCTCTGTGCTTGGGCGAAATCCACACATTCTTTAGCCCTCCCCTGGACATAAAGTAGCTTTCTGTCCCCtctcgtcacccccccccccccccccacaccttttcCCCATTTCACTCCCAATGCCATGGCCTCATCTCTGCTATGGCAGTCCCCACCAGCACAGTGTCATTTACTTGTGGCGTCGCTGTCATTGTTCTCTGCAGAGATTTGGTTCCCCTCCTCCGGACAATCCTTTATAGATCTGTCTAATCAGTCCCATTCCACAGGGGGCGTCC
This is a stretch of genomic DNA from Pungitius pungitius chromosome 7, fPunPun2.1, whole genome shotgun sequence. It encodes these proteins:
- the acer1 gene encoding alkaline ceramidase 1, with the protein product MGGVYSSEKMAGVFAYESSEIDWCEDNYKHSEHVVEYFNTMSSFFFFIISPIMLYLLHPYAKERNMAIHMVWSLMLFVGLFSAYFHMTLSFFGQMLDELSILWVLAVGYALWFPRRLYPSFIKDRSTFSSLVLLVTVISTLSSFFKPTANAYVLNCLGLHLVYVVVLEMRSCTDLKAVRLAKLSVALWLLAISCWVSDRFGCSFWQRLNFCYLHGIWHILIVIAVAYASTLIAYLDAYYEIPYSLPGLQYWPCDRWAVGLPHIVLRGTTKTQKRC